Proteins encoded together in one Micromonospora kangleipakensis window:
- a CDS encoding RNA-guided endonuclease TnpB family protein: MRDRWLADGTHLQFGVLANAWKETVRDAMADIAANLEGAKVQVRRAVTQRTDDPAERKRMFTALKADQWAGDPFLARQMRKHWKRGRNHTLNQIVVRADKHHAITDARGRLWLAVPGLERRKMVRIPLSTTAVPTGTLRLILRGGRVEVHYQIDASQMRSSQRPCGQRTIGVDKGYTEALTDSDGQPHGVRLGMLLASESDRLKERNRRRAKLRSIANNAALRGDHAKAHRIKTNNLGTVKRDRQAARHRAKMRTEIFTAVHRVVDEAATVIAEDLTKRFAGRKTLGKNMNRRLAAWTKGVTAEALRNVSERRGSALVPVNAAYTSQTCHRCGAFGRRSGDRFHCTPCGVVWQADVNAAINILHRAGDPDIALHTPHHTVKQILQDRTDRHRTRLPVQDSSPAIAERRANHPNRSTTSNQ, from the coding sequence CGAACGCGTGGAAGGAAACCGTCCGCGACGCCATGGCCGACATCGCGGCGAACCTCGAGGGGGCCAAAGTGCAGGTCCGGCGGGCGGTCACCCAACGCACCGACGATCCGGCCGAGCGCAAGCGGATGTTCACCGCCCTGAAGGCCGACCAGTGGGCTGGGGACCCGTTCCTGGCTCGGCAGATGCGCAAGCACTGGAAGCGCGGCCGCAACCACACGCTCAATCAGATCGTCGTGCGCGCCGACAAGCACCACGCCATCACCGACGCGCGCGGCCGATTGTGGCTGGCGGTCCCCGGGCTCGAACGCCGCAAGATGGTCAGGATCCCGCTGTCCACGACTGCCGTCCCGACGGGCACGCTGCGGCTGATCCTGCGCGGCGGCCGGGTGGAAGTGCACTACCAGATCGACGCGTCGCAGATGCGGTCGTCGCAGCGGCCCTGCGGGCAGCGGACGATCGGCGTGGACAAGGGCTACACCGAAGCCCTCACCGACTCCGACGGCCAGCCCCACGGTGTACGGCTCGGCATGCTGCTGGCCAGCGAGTCGGATCGTTTGAAGGAACGTAACCGGCGTCGGGCGAAGCTGCGCTCGATAGCCAACAACGCAGCCTTGCGCGGTGACCACGCGAAAGCACACCGGATCAAAACCAACAACCTCGGCACGGTCAAGCGGGACCGGCAGGCCGCCCGCCACCGCGCCAAGATGCGCACTGAGATCTTCACCGCCGTGCACCGGGTCGTAGACGAGGCCGCCACGGTGATCGCCGAGGACCTCACCAAACGCTTCGCCGGACGCAAGACGCTCGGCAAGAACATGAACCGACGCCTCGCCGCGTGGACCAAAGGGGTCACCGCCGAGGCCTTAAGAAACGTGTCGGAGCGCAGAGGTTCTGCGCTCGTGCCCGTCAACGCCGCCTACACCTCACAAACCTGTCACCGCTGCGGCGCCTTCGGTCGACGCAGCGGGGACCGGTTTCACTGCACTCCGTGCGGGGTGGTGTGGCAGGCCGACGTGAACGCCGCGATCAACATCCTGCACCGAGCCGGCGACCCCGACATCGCCCTGCACACCCCACACCACACGGTGAAGCAGATCCTGCAGGACCGGACCGATCGCCACCGGACCAGACTGCCGGTCCAGGACTCCAGCCCGGCCATCGCCGAGCGGAGAGCGAACCATCCGAACCGCTCAACAACGAGCAACCAGTAG